One Chiloscyllium plagiosum isolate BGI_BamShark_2017 chromosome 34, ASM401019v2, whole genome shotgun sequence genomic window carries:
- the pink1 gene encoding serine/threonine-protein kinase PINK1, mitochondrial isoform X2, with protein MSVRRFLAHGLELSRSALRLVSPAARAQAGAAFVRPWAQQPLQAGLPARYRYFRLSLGGLATQLQRRGSRQLHGPGGALLAFGLGLGFIEQQVEEVRTSIAACEEIQTLFKKKKIKYENAIPSCTSGYRFEDYMVGYNIGKGCNAAVYKAFIPEVSTPKASDTITTEEKAEEVNRQGKSAAIVQYDSGEDPELRKNMLIAQENPSLSFVILKKETLFDSLSACEGDTSNPLTASVEDSSYPLPAFEEDTNYHLRAPAVDTSYPLALKMLWNINAGSSSDAILTSMVKELVPTIPNALTGEFGGIKGKKIKPHPNIIQIVRAFVDNVPLLPGAWLEYPDVLPTRLNPHGLGHSRTLFLVMKSYPCTLQQYLQVCIPNKQCATVMILQLLEGVDHLVQHGIAHRDLKSDNILVEFDSVGCPRLVITDFGCCLAEESLGLKLPFTSNEVNRGGNICLMAPEISAAIPGPRVTIDYSKSDAWSVGTLAYEILGLRNPFYGCGVDYLESRNYQEDKLPPLSGSIHRDVRLVVKLLLCRDPKRGQWKIT; from the exons ATGTCGGTGCGACGATTCCTGGCCCACGGCCTGGAGCTCAGCCGCTCGGCTTTGCGCCTCGTCAGCCCCGCGGCCCGGGCTCAGGCAGGCGCGGCCTTCGTGCGACCTTGGGCCCAGCAACCGCTCCAAGCCGGCCTACCCGCCCGTTACCGCTATTTCCGCCTGTCTTTGGGCGGCCTAGCGACTCAGCTTCAGCGCCGGGGGTCTCGGCAGCTCCACGGGCCAGGCGGAGCTTTGCTGGCCTTCGGCCTGGGCCTGGGCTTCATCGAGCAGCAGGTGGAGGAGGTGAGGACGAGCATCGCTGCCTGCGAGGAGATCCAG ACATtgtttaaaaagaagaaaataaagtaTGAAAATGCCATACCTTCATGCACCAGCGGCTATCGATTTGAAGATTACATGGTTGGATACAATATTGGAAAGGGGTGTAATGCAGCTGTGTACaaggcctttattcctgaagtgTCCACACCAAAAGCAAGTGATACGATCACAACAGAGGAGAAAGCTGAAGAAGTTAACAGGCAGGGGAAGAGTGCAGCCATAGTTCAGTATGATTCTGGTGAGGATCCAGAATTAAGAAAGAACATGCTGATTGCACAGGAAAACCCAAGTTTGAGTTTTGTGATTTTGAAGAAAGAAACATTATTTGACTCACTGAGTGCTTGTGAAGGAGACACCAGCAACCCCCTGACAGCTTCTGTGGAAGACAGCAGCTATCCGCTGCCGGCTTTCGAGGAAGACACCAACTACCACCTGAGGGCACCTGCAGTAGATACCAGCTATCCACTAGCTTTAAAAATGCTTTGGAACATAAAT gcaggatcCTCCAGTGATGCAATACTAACATCGATGGTTAAAGAGCTGGTTCCAACCATCCCGAATGCATTAACCGGAGAGTTTGGTGGAATAAAAGG AAAAAAGATAAAACCACATCCAAACATCATTCAGATTGTCCGGGCTTTTGTAGACAATGTTCCACTCTTGCCTGGAGCTTGGTTGGAGTACCCTGATGTGCTACCAACTAGACTGAATCCTCATGGCTTGGGACACAGCCGCACCCTCTTTCTGGTAATGAAGAG CTATCCATGCACCTTGCAGCAGTACCTGCAGGTCTGTATCCCTAATAAACAATGTGCTACTGTGATGATTCTTCAgttgctggagggagtggatcaTTTGGTTCAACATGGGATTGCACACAGAGATCTGAAGTCTGATAATATTCTGGTGGAATTTGACTCAG TTGGCTGCCCCCGTTTGGTGATCACTGATTTTGGTTGCTGTCTGGCCGAAGAATCTCTGGGATTGAAGCTTCCCTTTACCAGTAATGAGGTCAACCGGGGAGGAAATATCTGCCTAATGGCTCCTGAG ATTTCTGCAGCAATCCCTGGACCCAGAGTCACAATTGATTACAGCAAATCAGATGCCTGGTCAGTGGGTACATTGGCCTATGAGATCCTGGGTCTTCGTAATCCATTTTATGGATGTGGAGTGGATTACCTGGAGAGCAGGAACTATCAAGAGGATAAGCTGCCACCTCTGTCAGGCTCCATTCACAGAGATGTGAGGCTGGTGGTGAAACTTCTGTTATGCAGAGATCCTAAGAGG